The following are encoded together in the Populus trichocarpa isolate Nisqually-1 chromosome 5, P.trichocarpa_v4.1, whole genome shotgun sequence genome:
- the LOC7464660 gene encoding BTB/POZ domain and ankyrin repeat-containing protein NPR1 isoform X1 — MENAIETTSSFSFDSSSYLSKGPSSHRVPIPDVPEPGVSLENFSLSKLSGNLERLLLDGEYDYSDAEIVVEGIPVGVHRCILAARSQFFHELFKKVDSNSTSGDKPRYLMSDLMPYGGVGYEAFNVFLHYLYTGKHKSSPPEVSQCVYDACAHDACRPAINYAVELMYASATFQMKELVLLFQRRLLSFIDKALDEDVIPIVMAAFHCQLDQLLSLCIERLVRSDLDSVCIDKELPHEISSKVKLLRKKSLEEAESSVEEVDPMREKRMSRIHKALESDDVELVQLLLSESNFTLDDAYALHYAVSYCDPKVVKEVLALGLADLNLRNSRGYTVLHVAARRKESSILVALLAKGARASEITMDGRNAVSIWRSLTRPKDYNANTKQGQESNKDRICIEILETEMRRTSMSANISMISPDLNMKPDDLEDRVAFARLFFPAEARLAKDMANADSTSMYTGLPASKSKGSSGDTREVDLNETPSVQDKRLQLRLQELRKTVEMGRLYFPHCSEVLDKFLDDDVPDALYLDKGTPAEQKTKKMRFLELKEDVQMAFNKDMEKNRSVLSSSSSFSSSPKSGVTRKARRKC, encoded by the exons ATGGAAAATGCCATTGAAACGACAtcttcttttagttttgattcatCTTCTTATTTATCAAAAGGGCCTAGCAGCCACCGCGTACCAATCCCAGATGTTCCCGAGCCTGGTGTAAGCCTTGAAAACTTTAGCTTAAGCAAGCTTAGTGGTAATCTGGAAAGGCTATTACTTGATGGGGAATATGATTACAGCGATGCAGAAATTGTTGTTGAGGGCATCCCTGTAGGTGTCCATAGGTGTATATTGGCTGCTCGTAGTCAGTTCTTTCATGAGCTTTTTAAGAAGGTAGATAGTAATTCGACAAGCGGAGATAAACCAAGGTACCTCATGTCTGATTTGATGCCTTATGGTGGGGTTGGATATGAAgcctttaatgtttttttacattatttgtATACCGGAAAGCACAAGTCGTCTCCGCCAGAAGTGTCACAATGTGTTTACGACGCTTGTGCCCATGATGCTTGCCGCCCTGCTATTAATTATGCAGTGGAATTGATGTATGCCTCTGCCACTTTTCAGATGAAAGAGCTTGTTTTGCTTTTTCAG CGGCGTCTCCTGAGTTTTATCGACAAGGCTCTTGATGAAGATGTAATCCCAATTGTTATGGCTGCCTTCCACTGCCAGCTAGACCAgcttctctctctctgcatCGAAAGACTTGTAAGGTCAGATCTTGATAGTGTATGCATCGACAAGGAGCTCCCTCATGAAATTTCAAGTAAGGTTAAATTACTGCGCAAAAAATCTCTGGAAGAAGCTGAAAGTAGCGTTGAAGAGGTAGACCCCATGCGTGAAAAGAGAATGAGTAGAATCCACAAGGCTTTGGAGTCAGATGATGTTGAACTGGTGCAGCTTCTCTTGAGTGAATCTAATTTTACGTTGGATGATGCTTATGCTCTCCATTACGCTGTTTCCTACTGCGATCCTAAGGTTGTCAAGGAAGTTCTTGCTTTAGGCTTGGCTGATCTCAATCTTAGGAACTCCAGGGGATATACAGTACTTCACGTGGCTGCAAGGCGCAAGGAGTCATCAATCCTTGTGGCACTACTAGCTAAGGGTGCCCGTGCATCAGAAATTACAATGGATGGACGAAATGCAGTTTCAATCTGGCGTAGTTTGACTAGGCCAAAGGATTATAATGCAAACACCAAGCAAGGCCAGGAATCTAACAAAGACAGGATATGCATTGAAATCTTGGAGACAGAGATGCGTAGGACTTCAATGTCTGCAAACATATCGATGATATCGCCAGATTTGAACATGAAGCCGGACGACCTGGAAGATAGAG TGGCGTTTGCACGATTGTTTTTTCCTGCTGAGGCCCGGCTAGCTAAGGACATGGCAAATGCAGATTCAACCTCAATGTACACTGGCCTTCCAGCGTCAAAATCAAAAGGCTCAAGTGGGGACACAAGGGAGGTTGATTTGAACGAGACACCTTCTGTTCAAGACAAAAGACTCCAGTTGAGACTACAAGAACTGCGTAAAACAG TGGAGATGGGACGGCTCTATTTCCCGCATTGCTCAGAAGTTCTTGACAAGTTTCTGGATGACGATGTGCCTGATGCTCTCTACCTAGATAAGGGTACTCCTGCAGAGCAGAAAACCAAGAAGATGCGCTTCCTGGAACTTAAAGAGGATGTACAGATGGCATTTAACAAGGACATGGAGAAAAATAGATCAGTCCTCTCATCATCTTCTTCGTTCTCATCTTCTCCAAAAAGTGGTGTAACACGCAAGGCTAGGAGGAAGTGCTAG
- the LOC7464660 gene encoding BTB/POZ domain and ankyrin repeat-containing protein NPR1 isoform X2 has protein sequence MENAIETTSSFSFDSSSYLSKGPSSHRVPIPDVPEPGVSLENFSLSKLSGNLERLLLDGEYDYSDAEIVVEGIPVGVHRCILAARSQFFHELFKKVDSNSTSGDKPRYLMSDLMPYGGVGYEAFNVFLHYLYTGKHKSSPPEVSQCVYDACAHDACRPAINYAVELMYASATFQMKELVLLFQRRLLSFIDKALDEDVIPIVMAAFHCQLDQLLSLCIERLVRSDLDSVCIDKELPHEISSKVKLLRKKSLEEAESSVEEVDPMREKRMSRIHKALESDDVELVQLLLSESNFTLDDAYALHYAVSYCDPKVVKEVLALGLADLNLRNSRGYTVLHVAARRKESSILVALLAKGARASEITMDGRNAVSIWRSLTRPKDYNANTKQGQESNKDRICIEILETEMRRTSMSANISMISPDLNMKPDDLEDRGDKPLSVSSNFLSPVLKISYIHFFAPQIWWRLHDCFFLLRPG, from the exons ATGGAAAATGCCATTGAAACGACAtcttcttttagttttgattcatCTTCTTATTTATCAAAAGGGCCTAGCAGCCACCGCGTACCAATCCCAGATGTTCCCGAGCCTGGTGTAAGCCTTGAAAACTTTAGCTTAAGCAAGCTTAGTGGTAATCTGGAAAGGCTATTACTTGATGGGGAATATGATTACAGCGATGCAGAAATTGTTGTTGAGGGCATCCCTGTAGGTGTCCATAGGTGTATATTGGCTGCTCGTAGTCAGTTCTTTCATGAGCTTTTTAAGAAGGTAGATAGTAATTCGACAAGCGGAGATAAACCAAGGTACCTCATGTCTGATTTGATGCCTTATGGTGGGGTTGGATATGAAgcctttaatgtttttttacattatttgtATACCGGAAAGCACAAGTCGTCTCCGCCAGAAGTGTCACAATGTGTTTACGACGCTTGTGCCCATGATGCTTGCCGCCCTGCTATTAATTATGCAGTGGAATTGATGTATGCCTCTGCCACTTTTCAGATGAAAGAGCTTGTTTTGCTTTTTCAG CGGCGTCTCCTGAGTTTTATCGACAAGGCTCTTGATGAAGATGTAATCCCAATTGTTATGGCTGCCTTCCACTGCCAGCTAGACCAgcttctctctctctgcatCGAAAGACTTGTAAGGTCAGATCTTGATAGTGTATGCATCGACAAGGAGCTCCCTCATGAAATTTCAAGTAAGGTTAAATTACTGCGCAAAAAATCTCTGGAAGAAGCTGAAAGTAGCGTTGAAGAGGTAGACCCCATGCGTGAAAAGAGAATGAGTAGAATCCACAAGGCTTTGGAGTCAGATGATGTTGAACTGGTGCAGCTTCTCTTGAGTGAATCTAATTTTACGTTGGATGATGCTTATGCTCTCCATTACGCTGTTTCCTACTGCGATCCTAAGGTTGTCAAGGAAGTTCTTGCTTTAGGCTTGGCTGATCTCAATCTTAGGAACTCCAGGGGATATACAGTACTTCACGTGGCTGCAAGGCGCAAGGAGTCATCAATCCTTGTGGCACTACTAGCTAAGGGTGCCCGTGCATCAGAAATTACAATGGATGGACGAAATGCAGTTTCAATCTGGCGTAGTTTGACTAGGCCAAAGGATTATAATGCAAACACCAAGCAAGGCCAGGAATCTAACAAAGACAGGATATGCATTGAAATCTTGGAGACAGAGATGCGTAGGACTTCAATGTCTGCAAACATATCGATGATATCGCCAGATTTGAACATGAAGCCGGACGACCTGGAAGATAGAGGTGATAAACCTTTATCTGTATCATCTAATTTCCTGTCGCCAGTGCTGAAGATATCATACATTCACTTTTTTGCACCACAAATTTGG TGGCGTTTGCACGATTGTTTTTTCCTGCTGAGGCCCGGCTAG